Proteins encoded together in one Triticum dicoccoides isolate Atlit2015 ecotype Zavitan chromosome 7B, WEW_v2.0, whole genome shotgun sequence window:
- the LOC119336122 gene encoding uncharacterized protein LOC119336122, with translation MAGSARRRALLLLLLASSLCACSGAEPLAAERTRRKDPLDGLRPYAGGWNISDRHYIASVAFSAAPVFAAAAVWLVGFALAALVACCCRCCRGSPTRDDDYSYSRGTFAASLLLLLAFTAAAIIGCAVLYDGQAKLDGSTSATLRYVVRQSDGAAASLRGFAGFIETAKASGGAAMPRDLGAKVDQVASRVGAAADELAARTASNARKIRTVLDTTRKILIGVSAVMLVLAFLGLVFSLAGLSSVVRFLVFLGWILVTATFILGGVFLLLHNAVGDTCVAMEEWVLRPPGSSNSTALDDILPCADAAATSEALRRSKEVNHQLVATLNDVLANVSNANTFPPGAGPPLNYNQSGPPVPLLCSPYRADLSDRPCAAGEVPAAFAPQAWRGHVCQAAGAPGQETCATPGRLTPSMYAQALAVANASAGLVGYGPALAGLADCTFVRRTFEAVVADGCPGLRRHSGRVYRALAAVALAVAAAVAAWVVHTRERRRRREAVRFRVSPYRLPIEDKSLLKSPRRPYRRAESGGLIGKGGW, from the exons ATGGCGGGGTCAGCTCGCCGGCGCgcgctcctcctgctcctcctcgcgTCCTCCTTGTGCGCCTGCTCGGGGGCGGAGCCGCTGGCCGCTGAGCGGACGCGCCGGAAGGACCCCCTGGACGGGCTCCGGCCCTACGCCGGCGGCTGGAACATCAGCGACAGGCACTACATCGCC TCGGTGGCCTTCAGCGCGGCGCCGGTGTTCGCGGCCGCGGCGGTCTGGCTCGTCGGCTTCGCCCTGGCGGCGCTCGTGGCCTGCTGCTGCCGGTGCTGCCGCGGCAGCCCCACCAGGGACGACGACTACTCCTACTCGCGCGGGACcttcgccgcctccctcctcctcctcctcgccttcaccgccgccgccat CATCGGGTGCGCGGTGCTGTACGACGGGCAGGCCAAGCTGGACGGCAGCACGTCGGCGACGCTGCGCTACGTGGTGCGCCAGTCGGACGGCGCGGCGGCGAGCCTCCGGGGGTTCGCCGGGTTCATCGAGACGGCCAAGGCGTCCGGCGGCGCCGCCATGCCGCGCGACCTCGGGGCCAAGGTCGACCAGGTCGCCAGCAGGGTGGGCGCCGCGGCCGACGAGCTCGCCGCGCGCACCGCCAGCAACGCCCGCAAGATCCGGACTGTGCTCGACACCAC AAGGAAGATCCTGATCGGCGTCTCGGCCGTGATGCTGGTGCTGGCGTTCCTGGGCCTCG TGTTCTCGTTGGCTGGCCTGAGCTCAGTCGTTCGCTT CCTAGTGTTTCTGGGATGGATCCTCGTTACCGCAACATTTATATTGGGCGGCGTTTTCCTTCTCTTGCACAA CGCGGTCGGGGACACGTGCGTGGCCATGGAGGAATGGGTGCTCCGCCCGCCGGGCAGCAGCAACAGCACCGCCCTGGACGACATCCTCCCGTGCGCCGACGCGGCGGCGACCTCGGAGGCGCTGCGCCGGAGCAAGGAGGTGAACCACCAGCTGGTGGCCACCCTCAACGACGTGCTCGCCAACGTCTCCAACGCCAACACCTTCCCGCCGGGCGCCGGCCCGCCCCTCAACTACAACCAGTCCGGCCCGCCGGTGCCGCTGCTCTGCAGCCCCTACCGCGCCGACCTCTCCGACCGCCCCTGCGCCGCCGGCGAGGTGCCGGCCGCCTTCGCGCCGCAGGCGTGGCGGGGCCACGTGTGCCAGGCGGCGGGCGCGCCGGGGCAGGAGACGTGCGCGACGCCCGGGCGGCTCACGCCGTCGATGTACGCCCAGGCGCTGGCGGTGGCGAACGCCAGCGCGGGGCTGGTGGGCTACGGGCCGGCGCTCGCGGGGCTGGCGGACTGCACGTTCGTGCGGCGGACGTTCGAGGCCGTGGTCGCCGACGGCTGCCCCGGGCTGCGGCGGCACAGCGGCCGGGTGTACCGGGCGCTGGCGGCCGTGGCcttggcggtggccgcggccgtggCGGCGTGGGTGGTGCACaccagggagcggcggcggcggcgcgaggccgtGCGGTTCCGGGTGTCGCCCTACCGGCTCCCCATCGAGGACAAGTCGCTGCTCAAGAGCCCCCGCCGGCCCTACCGGCGCGCCGAGAGCGGCGGGCTCATCGGCAAAGGCGGCTGGTGA
- the LOC119341047 gene encoding cell number regulator 2-like produces the protein MDAAEQLPAPAAPPTRALVHAQPPVHPWSTGLFDCAEDPGNCWMTCFCPCVTFGLVAEIVDRGSLSSGASAALYMLIGMVTSWWFPPVYTCFYRTKMRAQYGLQEAPYPDLCVHCFCEFCALCQEYRELHNRGFVMDIGWHANMELQQRGGVAATVPPAMHVDGMTR, from the exons ATGGACGCCGCCGAGCAGCTGCCAGCGCCGGCCGCGCCGCCGACGCGCGCGCTGGTGCACGCGCAGCCGCCGGTCCACCCCTGGTCGACGGGCCTGTTCGACTGCGCCGAGGACCCCGGGAACTGCTGGATGACGTGCTTCTGCCCGTGCGTCACCTTCGGGCTGGTGGCGGAGATCGTGGACCGCGGCTCCCTCTCCAGCGGCGCGAGCGCTGCGCTGTACATGCTGATCGGGATGGTCACCTCCTGGTGGTTCCCGCCCGTCTACACCTGCTTCTACCGCACCAAGATGCGCGCGCAGTACGGCCTCCAGGAGGCCCCCTACCCGGACCTCTGCGTCCACTGCTTCTGCGAGTTCTGCGCCCTCTGCCAGGAGTACCGCGAGCTCCACAACCGCGGCTTCGTCATGGACatcg GATGGCACGCCAACATGGAGCTGCAGCAgcgcggcggcgtggcggcgacCGTGCCGCCCGCCATGCACGTAGATGGGATGACGCGCTGA